Within the Polaribacter pectinis genome, the region TTTGATAAATATTAGTTAGTTAAATTATTAGAAAGAGTAAACAGCAGCTAAAGTTGCTCCAGTTACATTGTCTTTTCCAAAGAAAGTTACGTCTTTAGAAGTGTCATATCTTACTTCTGCAATTATTTTTAGGCTTTCAGTTAATGTTTTGTTAGCAGAAAGTGTGTATGCAGATTGACTAGCATCTCCTGCTCCAGAAGTTGTTGTGAAAAATTCAGGTCTTAATCCTAAAGAGAAAGTTTCTGAAAATGCATTTTGCAAGTATAATGCTATACCTTGGTAACCTGCATCTGCGTCACTTGAGTTTGCATAAGCAGCATTTATTCCTAAATAAAAATTATCAGTTAAGTCAAAGCCACCTGTATAATCTAAATATAATACATCTGTAAAACCAAAACCATCTGCACCGTATGCAAGGTTAAAGTATTGACCTTTGTAACCTGCTTGAAAACCTAATTGATAATCTGTAGTCGGGTTAGATCCTGCTGTGATTCCATGAGGATTTGTAACAGCTAACATAAAAGATAAATCTTCAGAAGCTGCATAGTCTACCTTTAAACCAGTGTGAGAAAAAGGCCCTGCATTAAATAAGTAAGAAACAGAATAGTTAAAGTTTCCTGTTGGAGAAATCACTTCATACCCATAAAAAGTATTAAACTGACCTAAAGTTAAAGTAACTTTTTCTGATGCCTTATAATAAGCATATAGTTGATTAATTGCTCCAGCATATGCATTTGCTGCATTTGCTCTTGGTCCGTAAGCTAAATCAGCAACAACTCCTGCTTTTCCTTTTTCATAAGTAAAAACAGTATTCGCCATACCTAAACCAAACCCGTTAGCAGGTACATCAGATAAGATTCCTACTGAACCTAATGAGTTTTTTGATAAATTACTTGAATAATAAGTGTCTACGCTTCCACTTAAAGTAAAAGTTCCTTTGTCTTCTTTTTCCTGTCCAGTTATTATTAAACTACTTGCTAATAATAAAGTAAAAATAATTTTCTTCATAATAATCGTTCTTTTAGTTATGTTTTTTTTTGTTGAACGGGTCAAATGTAGATATTAAAATTAAATAAACAAGGGGGTGTGTTTTTTAAAATCAACTATTTTTATATTGTACCCTCAAAAAATAGGGGGTAAAAATAATAATACTTCATTTTTGAATTTTTGAGGTGTCAAAATTATAAGGTTTGAGAAATTATGTTGTGTAATTTTATGATATTGATAAAAATGTACTTTTCGAAAAAAAAGTTCATTTTGTTGTATTTTTGAAGGATGAAATACCCATTTTCTTACATTATTAAGCTTCAGTTTCTTGGATTTAGATTTTCTGGTTGGCAAAAACAGACAAATGCGAAGACTTTGCATGATATGGTTGATAAAACCATTTCTTTTGTAATTGAAAAAGGAACTTATAAAACAATAGGGGTTGGTAGAACAGATGCAAAAGTATCTGCAAATTGTTATTATTTACAGCTTTTTACAGTTGATGAATTTGAAGAAGATGAATTTTTAAGTTCTTTAAACTCAAACTTTTCTGCTGATTTTAGAGCGCTTTCTATTAATAAGGTTGAAAGAAAATACAATATTATTAATGTTCCTAAAGTAAAGGAGTATCATTATTACTTTGCT harbors:
- a CDS encoding outer membrane beta-barrel protein, with the protein product MKKIIFTLLLASSLIITGQEKEDKGTFTLSGSVDTYYSSNLSKNSLGSVGILSDVPANGFGLGMANTVFTYEKGKAGVVADLAYGPRANAANAYAGAINQLYAYYKASEKVTLTLGQFNTFYGYEVISPTGNFNYSVSYLFNAGPFSHTGLKVDYAASEDLSFMLAVTNPHGITAGSNPTTDYQLGFQAGYKGQYFNLAYGADGFGFTDVLYLDYTGGFDLTDNFYLGINAAYANSSDADAGYQGIALYLQNAFSETFSLGLRPEFFTTTSGAGDASQSAYTLSANKTLTESLKIIAEVRYDTSKDVTFFGKDNVTGATLAAVYSF